A genomic region of Runella rosea contains the following coding sequences:
- a CDS encoding DUF4174 domain-containing protein, giving the protein MNALFLIICAVCFNFQDSLEKQLEKMVWKNRVVVVYCPKASDAEFKLQKKWLSEVGKDFMERDLRVIDCFEANISTEDALHLKERFKYTPNHFCFWLIGKDGEIKLVSDKPVKPEQLFGLIDSMPMRRAEAGKN; this is encoded by the coding sequence ATGAACGCATTATTTCTCATAATCTGTGCTGTTTGTTTCAATTTCCAAGACTCCCTCGAAAAACAATTGGAAAAAATGGTGTGGAAAAATCGTGTCGTGGTAGTGTACTGCCCCAAGGCTTCAGATGCCGAATTTAAACTGCAAAAAAAGTGGCTGAGCGAAGTTGGGAAGGACTTTATGGAGCGTGATTTACGCGTGATTGACTGCTTCGAAGCCAATATATCGACCGAAGACGCCCTTCATCTGAAAGAAAGATTTAAGTACACACCCAACCATTTTTGTTTTTGGTTGATTGGCAAAGATGGCGAAATCAAACTCGTAAGCGACAAGCCCGTCAAACCAGAGCAGCTTTTCGGGCTTATTGATTCGATGCCGATGCGACGTGCGGAGGCGGGGAAGAATTAA
- a CDS encoding NIPSNAP family protein, with product MFKQILSIMLLFAASLTASAQDTRCYETRIYYTHPGRLEALLTRFRDHTTKIFEKHGMTNVGYWVPLHEENKLVYVLSYPDRAARDASWKAFGSDPEWKKVQSDSEVSGKIVAKVESIFMNATDFSPKIKSSKSKKERVFELRTYTTNTGKLPDLLTRFRDHTLKLFKKHGMTNVAYWTVDGKDDTLIYILAHPSEEAGKKAFDAFRADPVWIKARDESEKNGKLAAKVESVYMKATDFSTIK from the coding sequence ATGTTTAAACAAATTCTTTCCATTATGCTTCTTTTTGCCGCCAGCCTGACGGCTTCTGCCCAAGATACCCGCTGCTATGAAACCCGGATTTATTACACCCACCCAGGCCGATTGGAAGCTTTATTGACCCGTTTTCGTGACCATACCACCAAAATATTTGAAAAACACGGCATGACAAACGTGGGTTATTGGGTGCCTTTGCACGAAGAAAATAAACTTGTTTACGTTCTTTCGTACCCCGACCGTGCCGCTCGCGATGCTTCATGGAAGGCTTTTGGTTCAGACCCTGAATGGAAAAAAGTACAATCTGATTCGGAAGTAAGCGGAAAAATTGTGGCCAAAGTAGAAAGTATCTTTATGAACGCAACCGATTTTTCACCCAAAATCAAGTCTTCTAAGAGTAAAAAAGAGCGTGTATTTGAGTTGCGGACTTACACTACCAACACGGGTAAATTGCCCGATTTATTGACCCGTTTTCGTGACCATACCCTCAAATTGTTTAAAAAGCACGGCATGACCAACGTGGCCTATTGGACCGTAGACGGCAAAGATGATACGCTGATTTACATTTTGGCGCACCCTAGCGAAGAAGCTGGTAAAAAAGCGTTTGATGCTTTTCGTGCTGATCCAGTATGGATAAAGGCTCGCGACGAATCGGAGAAAAACGGAAAACTTGCCGCCAAGGTGGAGTCGGTCTACATGAAAGCAACGGACTTCTCTACGATAAAATAA
- a CDS encoding formylglycine-generating enzyme family protein, which yields MRLLLTALFLPLCAVAQWQPSFVENRFLRLEQLKTSDSSIRTYQSLPLFSYVLNDKYATTERTVFQSEKEKLNFVLDNKLNVTYQINPSDGSNPSDGYAVITFTNTSADTLRLRNVVPLGESKSHVYITGLGNHSLSRAHLFRPGFAPVNVILPDNAWELGFSAVNMVEKNVCALMRRVKWENATRRRFETILPPKGSVVYHLWLETYTGNWQEGLRQIFQKRKLFDLAQFDNSLFQRPDLQWIRKSYVIHLMMAWDQRFSLGVKWGQGINDFIKRGKALYGGDDVLGIWPTWPTLGLDQRNQFDLFSDLPGGLPNIKKMGNMMRAQGTKLFLCYNPWDESTRDANNPKAHLKGLSDLIAATQADGVVLDTRGSSSKELQEAADQVKKGVVMYSEGMAIPKDMPGIVAGRVHNALYYPPMLNLNKFIKPDFAIFRVAEQFKERIRREFATSFFNGYGTELNVFQAGTPDWVEEDYRFLGQTTRILRENSSVFLSRNITPLITTTRDGIFVNKWQDSTKTLYTIFSLIPEGFSGPLFEVQPRKGYHFVDLWNHRELTPILQGGKWYIEVETEPFHKKYLGTNNEGAVGCVAEMKEAFGLTNDLWCSGELLPNYNVTIWKGNPMYIKKPIVTNYGCVLSDLEELRYYEGKIVVQVFDKNKQELIEESILELQAGSVRVDAKKIKFLPPTAHPDAKSILSGTPNAELQIPAGRYRHVTTHGDVFLPYPEKDTTTYEISAFLMDKNLVSNTDFKKFLTSTRYKPKDAANFLKHWKNGQIPKGEENKPVVYVSLEDAKAYAKWAGKRLPTEREWQYAAEKDSVLRTSARTARLRFETLPTLNQLQGVVWQLTNDEYHTGQYRYIMLKGGSYFKPESSWWYVQGGPQPLTHQQILLRVSEGFERNATVGFRCVRD from the coding sequence ATGAGACTATTGCTGACCGCCCTCTTTTTGCCTCTTTGTGCCGTTGCTCAATGGCAGCCATCGTTTGTAGAAAATCGCTTTTTACGCCTTGAGCAGCTGAAAACAAGCGATTCTTCCATTCGCACGTATCAATCGCTTCCGTTATTTTCTTACGTTTTAAATGACAAATACGCCACGACCGAGCGCACTGTTTTTCAATCTGAAAAAGAAAAACTGAATTTTGTCTTAGATAATAAGCTAAATGTAACCTACCAAATCAACCCATCCGACGGTTCTAACCCGTCAGACGGGTATGCGGTGATTACCTTTACGAATACGTCTGCCGATACATTAAGACTTCGAAATGTGGTTCCACTCGGAGAGTCTAAATCACACGTATACATCACGGGGTTGGGAAACCATTCGTTGTCACGGGCGCATTTGTTTCGTCCTGGTTTTGCACCCGTCAACGTTATTTTGCCCGATAATGCATGGGAGTTGGGTTTTTCAGCGGTAAACATGGTCGAAAAGAATGTGTGCGCATTGATGCGGCGCGTCAAATGGGAAAATGCCACCCGCCGTCGTTTTGAAACCATTCTGCCGCCTAAGGGCAGCGTTGTGTACCATCTGTGGCTGGAAACCTATACGGGCAATTGGCAGGAAGGATTACGTCAAATATTCCAAAAAAGGAAACTATTTGACTTGGCTCAGTTTGATAATTCTCTTTTTCAACGGCCTGATTTGCAGTGGATTCGTAAGAGTTATGTCATTCATTTGATGATGGCTTGGGACCAGCGTTTTTCGTTGGGGGTAAAATGGGGGCAAGGCATCAACGATTTTATCAAACGTGGTAAAGCCCTCTACGGCGGCGACGACGTACTTGGCATTTGGCCCACCTGGCCCACGCTTGGCTTAGACCAACGAAATCAATTTGATTTGTTTAGTGACTTGCCGGGCGGGCTGCCGAACATTAAAAAAATGGGAAATATGATGCGGGCCCAAGGCACAAAATTGTTTTTGTGTTATAATCCGTGGGACGAATCCACCCGTGATGCCAACAATCCAAAAGCGCATTTGAAGGGACTTTCAGACCTCATCGCGGCTACTCAGGCCGACGGTGTGGTGCTCGACACGCGCGGTAGCAGCAGTAAAGAATTGCAGGAGGCTGCCGATCAAGTTAAAAAGGGCGTGGTGATGTACAGCGAAGGCATGGCCATCCCCAAAGATATGCCGGGAATTGTGGCGGGGCGCGTTCATAATGCGTTGTATTACCCGCCGATGTTGAATCTCAATAAATTTATTAAGCCTGACTTTGCTATTTTTCGCGTAGCCGAGCAGTTCAAAGAGCGTATTCGACGCGAATTTGCCACGAGCTTTTTCAACGGCTACGGCACCGAGTTGAACGTTTTTCAGGCTGGTACGCCCGATTGGGTCGAAGAAGATTACCGTTTTTTAGGCCAAACCACGCGGATTTTACGGGAAAATAGCTCGGTGTTTTTAAGCAGAAATATCACGCCGCTTATCACGACAACCCGCGATGGAATTTTTGTAAACAAATGGCAGGATTCTACTAAAACACTTTACACGATTTTCAGCCTGATTCCCGAAGGATTCAGTGGTCCCTTGTTTGAAGTACAACCCCGAAAAGGCTATCATTTTGTCGATTTATGGAATCACCGCGAGCTGACTCCGATACTGCAAGGTGGTAAGTGGTATATCGAAGTGGAAACGGAGCCTTTTCATAAAAAATATCTAGGTACAAATAATGAAGGCGCAGTAGGGTGTGTGGCAGAAATGAAGGAAGCATTTGGTTTGACAAATGACTTGTGGTGTTCTGGTGAACTTCTTCCAAATTATAATGTAACAATATGGAAAGGAAATCCCATGTACATTAAAAAGCCAATTGTAACAAATTATGGTTGTGTTCTTAGTGATTTAGAAGAACTAAGGTACTATGAAGGTAAAATTGTTGTGCAGGTTTTTGATAAAAATAAGCAGGAACTCATAGAAGAATCCATTTTGGAGCTACAGGCTGGCAGTGTTAGGGTTGATGCAAAAAAAATAAAGTTTTTACCTCCTACTGCCCATCCTGATGCAAAATCTATTCTAAGTGGGACTCCAAACGCTGAGCTTCAAATCCCCGCAGGCCGCTATCGTCACGTTACTACGCACGGAGATGTATTTTTGCCCTATCCTGAAAAGGACACTACAACGTACGAAATCAGTGCATTTTTGATGGATAAAAATTTAGTTTCTAACACCGATTTTAAGAAATTTCTCACCTCAACCCGTTACAAACCCAAAGATGCCGCCAACTTTTTGAAACACTGGAAAAACGGGCAAATCCCCAAAGGCGAAGAAAACAAACCTGTGGTGTATGTGTCGCTCGAAGATGCCAAGGCGTACGCAAAATGGGCGGGCAAGCGACTACCAACGGAGCGAGAATGGCAATACGCGGCGGAAAAAGATTCGGTATTAAGAACGTCGGCAAGGACTGCGCGTCTGCGGTTCGAAACCTTGCCGACGTTAAACCAGCTGCAAGGTGTGGTTTGGCAACTGACCAATGATGAATACCACACGGGCCAATACCGCTACATCATGCTCAAAGGGGGAAGTTATTTTAAGCCTGAGTCCAGCTGGTGGTATGTGCAAGGCGGCCCGCAACCGCTTACGCATCAGCAGATTTTACTACGGGTTTCGGAAGGCTTTGAGCGCAACGCGACCGTTGGTTTTCGGTGCGTTCGGGATTAA
- a CDS encoding NAD(P)H-binding protein, with product MMTSEKRSALVIGATGLVGAKVVAKLLASEKYSHVKVLTRKPFTGSHPKLESIIFDFDHPDAALVEADDIFCCLGTTMKKAGSKEAFYLVDYTYPMEVAKIALANGAKRFAIITAMGADYTSLFYYNQVKGKVEESLRKLGYETLLIFRPSLLVGARQESRFGEKAGEWLSKLFQFVIPAKYRAIEADKVAEAMVSITSSNVKGALVYESDLMQEF from the coding sequence ATGATGACCTCCGAAAAACGTAGTGCGTTAGTAATTGGGGCTACAGGTTTGGTAGGAGCGAAGGTCGTAGCAAAGCTATTGGCTTCTGAAAAATACAGTCATGTCAAAGTGCTGACACGTAAGCCTTTTACGGGTAGCCATCCCAAATTGGAAAGTATCATTTTTGATTTTGACCATCCAGATGCGGCACTTGTTGAGGCAGATGATATTTTTTGCTGCCTCGGGACCACCATGAAAAAGGCAGGCTCGAAAGAGGCTTTTTATTTGGTAGATTATACTTATCCTATGGAAGTAGCCAAAATAGCTTTGGCCAATGGGGCCAAACGTTTTGCCATTATTACGGCCATGGGCGCAGACTATACTTCTTTGTTTTATTACAATCAGGTCAAAGGTAAAGTGGAGGAATCGCTGCGAAAATTGGGTTATGAAACGCTGCTTATTTTCCGCCCTTCGCTGTTGGTGGGGGCGCGTCAAGAGAGCCGTTTTGGCGAAAAAGCAGGAGAATGGCTGTCGAAACTGTTTCAATTTGTTATTCCCGCTAAATACCGGGCAATTGAGGCGGATAAGGTGGCGGAAGCGATGGTTTCCATTACCTCCAGCAACGTCAAAGGAGCGCTGGTGTATGAGTCTGACCTGATGCAAGAGTTTTGA
- a CDS encoding pseudouridine synthase has translation MKKDNKTPGNTPFYSKYKKDSTTSSDKSFDKPFEKKSPRGRSERSFDKPFDQKRSGDKPAFKKPFDKPFDKKGDFKPRGERSFDKPFEKRGPGSDKPYDREKRNFDKPFEKRGDRPERGERPAFKKPFDNKGDFKPRGERSFDKPFEKRGSGSDKPYDREKRNFDKPFEKRGDRPERGERPTFKKPFENKGDFKPRGERSFDKPFEKRDDRSERPYDREKRNFDKPFERRDDRSERPYDREKRNFDKPFERRDDRSERPAFKKPFEKPFERTPRDNGGTFDGEKRPFDKPHKRPRTNEKSDENERRDRARDAEQRRVGEFKEAPRYDFSQAEQRYAKKIQPKNDDGQIRLNKYIANAGLCSRREADGLIESGQITINGKVITEMGHQVNPGEVVKYGNRVLNPEKMVYILVNKPKDYITTTDDPEGRHTVMELIAGACKERVYPVGRLDRNTTGLLLLTNDGELAEKLMHPSNEIQKIYQVELDKPITQEDFDKIKAGFDLEDGPIKPDDLAIVTPDAMVVGIEIHSGRNRIVRRIFESLGYEVLKLDRTVYGGLTKKELPRGKWRFLNEREVVKLRYKL, from the coding sequence ATGAAAAAAGACAACAAAACACCGGGCAATACGCCTTTTTACAGCAAGTACAAAAAGGACTCGACCACTTCGTCCGACAAATCTTTTGACAAGCCATTTGAAAAAAAATCACCTCGCGGCCGCAGCGAAAGATCTTTTGACAAGCCTTTTGACCAAAAACGCAGCGGCGACAAACCCGCCTTCAAAAAACCGTTTGATAAACCATTCGACAAAAAAGGAGATTTCAAACCACGCGGAGAAAGAAGCTTTGACAAGCCTTTCGAAAAACGCGGCCCTGGTTCGGACAAACCGTATGACCGTGAAAAGCGGAACTTCGACAAACCCTTTGAAAAGCGCGGTGACCGCCCAGAGCGTGGCGAAAGGCCCGCCTTCAAAAAACCATTTGACAACAAAGGCGATTTTAAACCACGCGGAGAAAGAAGCTTTGACAAGCCTTTCGAAAAACGCGGCTCAGGTTCAGATAAGCCGTATGACCGTGAAAAACGGAACTTCGACAAACCTTTTGAAAAGCGCGGTGACCGCCCAGAGCGTGGCGAAAGACCAACTTTCAAAAAACCGTTTGAAAACAAAGGTGATTTTAAACCACGCGGCGAAAGAAGTTTCGATAAGCCTTTTGAAAAACGCGATGACCGCAGCGAGCGACCATATGACCGCGAAAAACGGAACTTCGACAAGCCTTTTGAAAGACGCGACGACCGCAGCGAACGACCATACGACCGCGAAAAACGGAACTTTGATAAGCCTTTTGAAAGACGCGATGACCGCAGCGAACGACCGGCCTTCAAAAAACCGTTTGAGAAGCCTTTTGAAAGAACTCCCCGCGACAACGGAGGCACATTTGACGGCGAAAAACGCCCTTTTGATAAACCCCATAAACGTCCGCGTACCAACGAAAAATCGGACGAAAATGAAAGACGTGACCGCGCCCGTGATGCCGAACAGCGTCGCGTAGGCGAATTTAAAGAAGCGCCCCGCTATGATTTCAGTCAGGCAGAACAACGCTACGCCAAGAAAATTCAGCCCAAAAACGATGATGGACAAATCCGTCTCAACAAATACATCGCAAACGCTGGGCTTTGCTCGCGCCGCGAAGCAGATGGATTAATAGAGTCGGGACAAATTACCATCAACGGAAAAGTGATTACCGAAATGGGCCATCAGGTCAATCCAGGTGAAGTTGTCAAATACGGCAACCGCGTGTTGAATCCTGAGAAAATGGTGTATATCCTTGTCAACAAACCCAAAGATTACATCACCACCACCGACGACCCAGAAGGCCGCCATACGGTGATGGAACTGATTGCAGGGGCGTGCAAGGAGCGCGTCTATCCAGTAGGACGTTTGGACCGTAACACGACTGGACTGCTACTCCTTACCAACGACGGAGAATTAGCCGAAAAGCTAATGCACCCTTCCAACGAAATTCAGAAAATCTACCAAGTAGAATTGGATAAGCCCATCACACAGGAAGATTTTGACAAAATCAAAGCAGGTTTCGATTTGGAAGACGGCCCCATCAAACCTGATGATTTGGCCATCGTAACCCCCGACGCCATGGTAGTGGGTATCGAAATCCACAGCGGTCGCAACCGCATCGTGCGTCGTATTTTTGAAAGCTTGGGCTACGAAGTACTCAAACTAGACCGTACCGTGTACGGAGGTTTGACCAAGAAAGAACTTCCACGCGGCAAATGGCGCTTCTTGAACGAGCGCGAGGTGGTAAAATTGAGATATAAACTATAG
- a CDS encoding MgtC/SapB family protein, translated as MSFFFTEDIIRLLIAAGLGALIGLEREYHSKSAGLRTMMLIAIGSTLFTVISTKLGGDAGRIASNIVTGIGFIGGGIIFRESNRVSGITTAATAWATAALGMCVGIGYYEIALASSILVLFVLYALVPIQDIINRHNQLRTYRIVCKYQQKTLKNYESLFKELGLDAKRGVQNRVGNTISGTWAIQGPERKHDKLTKLLLNDEEVLEFDF; from the coding sequence ATGAGCTTTTTTTTTACGGAAGATATTATAAGATTATTGATTGCGGCGGGGTTAGGCGCGCTGATTGGGCTAGAACGTGAATACCACAGCAAATCGGCGGGGCTTCGAACAATGATGTTAATTGCCATTGGTTCGACGCTTTTTACGGTCATTTCGACTAAATTGGGTGGAGATGCGGGGCGGATAGCCTCCAATATTGTGACGGGCATCGGCTTTATCGGCGGCGGGATTATCTTTCGGGAGAGCAACCGTGTTTCGGGTATTACAACAGCGGCCACGGCTTGGGCTACGGCGGCGTTGGGGATGTGCGTGGGTATCGGTTATTATGAAATCGCCTTGGCCTCGTCTATATTGGTGCTTTTTGTGCTATACGCGCTCGTTCCGATTCAAGATATTATTAACCGTCATAATCAGCTTCGTACTTACCGCATTGTTTGTAAGTATCAACAAAAAACGTTGAAAAATTACGAAAGCCTTTTTAAAGAATTAGGATTAGATGCCAAACGCGGGGTGCAAAATCGAGTCGGTAATACCATCAGCGGGACGTGGGCGATTCAGGGGCCAGAGCGTAAACACGACAAATTGACCAAGCTTTTACTGAATGACGAAGAAGTATTAGAATTTGATTTCTAG
- a CDS encoding c-type cytochrome: MKTVLAALGLGIVFVSCTNSQTSDNQSENLDSTAVDSVAILAPKKDSLSVYLPDIKASLPEAQTVVVKEDPVFFKSKSYKAIPLQVVLDKFIPAYKRLDLRQTQIVFECEDGYNPSMSLEKVLQKKSYLAISDVEAPAGQDWINPKKGTHEMKIAPFYVVYTDVPAKDVTYKWPYNLVKISLSAASKELAVLFPKDDDTQVKGFELFKVNCLTCHSLNKVGGKMGPELNFPKSITEYWQVDQIKQFVKAPTSFRNECKMPAVTHLSDKELDEIVNYLKYMAKHKVKV; this comes from the coding sequence ATGAAAACTGTACTCGCTGCTTTAGGATTAGGGATTGTTTTTGTCAGTTGTACAAATTCCCAAACATCTGATAATCAATCGGAAAATTTGGATTCAACAGCGGTGGATAGTGTAGCTATTTTAGCTCCCAAAAAAGATTCTTTGAGTGTGTATTTGCCTGATATTAAAGCCTCTTTGCCCGAAGCCCAAACGGTGGTAGTAAAAGAAGACCCCGTATTTTTTAAATCAAAATCGTACAAAGCGATTCCCCTACAAGTTGTATTGGACAAATTCATTCCCGCTTATAAGCGTTTAGATCTCAGGCAGACGCAGATTGTGTTTGAATGCGAAGATGGGTACAATCCTTCGATGTCGTTGGAGAAAGTGTTGCAAAAAAAGTCGTATTTGGCCATTTCTGATGTGGAAGCGCCTGCGGGTCAGGACTGGATAAATCCTAAAAAAGGCACTCATGAAATGAAAATAGCTCCGTTTTATGTGGTTTATACCGATGTGCCCGCCAAAGATGTGACTTACAAATGGCCTTACAACTTGGTCAAAATAAGCTTATCGGCGGCTTCCAAAGAATTGGCGGTGTTGTTTCCCAAAGACGATGATACGCAGGTAAAAGGATTTGAATTGTTTAAAGTAAACTGCCTGACTTGCCACTCGCTCAATAAAGTAGGCGGAAAAATGGGCCCAGAACTCAATTTTCCCAAAAGTATAACTGAGTATTGGCAGGTAGACCAAATTAAACAATTTGTAAAAGCCCCAACCTCCTTTCGAAATGAGTGTAAAATGCCCGCCGTGACGCACTTGTCAGACAAAGAGTTGGATGAAATCGTCAACTATTTGAAGTACATGGCTAAACACAAAGTCAAAGTATAA
- a CDS encoding glycosyltransferase family 4 protein: MNHKILIACFGFYPETHGIAQAAYQQAMGLHRLGYKITVLTQSSEQPRHLPFDIITFPLSPSRLPKFNEIEVGKAYQQFLRESHFDVLFFHCWESWVSELALPILNQIRGKKVLVSHGTTIHLRYPGIKGWLRWLRNRPAAWQFSGKLTVFDYYVFLSKKPDKQRLSDLIEAKRLNLHNFSIIPNGANPRFFQQPSTDFWDKFELNKAKMLLCVGNFSQEKGQYELIKWFIEISPKDTILVLIGSHFNDYSNQLKKTFGKHLNTTIFLFEKLTLEDIHAAYCSATLFVSATFTEVQPLVLLDAMAVGLPFLCRDVGAVSSLEGGLCFKDKDEFKVLLKQLLRNPFTRQNFGNKGKTAALSIYHWDLIAESYHSLIQKLTSTQNNDTKTYLNSKNQLQSV; the protein is encoded by the coding sequence TTGAATCATAAAATTTTAATCGCCTGTTTTGGTTTCTACCCCGAAACGCACGGTATTGCACAAGCGGCCTATCAACAGGCCATGGGACTTCATCGTTTGGGGTATAAAATCACAGTCTTAACCCAATCATCTGAACAACCGCGCCACTTACCTTTTGACATCATCACTTTTCCCTTATCTCCCAGCCGTTTACCCAAATTTAATGAAATAGAAGTAGGCAAAGCTTACCAACAATTTCTACGGGAATCCCACTTCGACGTACTCTTTTTTCATTGTTGGGAAAGCTGGGTATCTGAGTTAGCCCTTCCGATTCTGAACCAAATACGGGGCAAAAAAGTACTGGTAAGTCACGGCACGACGATTCACCTGCGCTATCCTGGCATCAAAGGATGGTTACGTTGGCTCCGTAATCGCCCAGCGGCTTGGCAGTTTTCTGGAAAACTCACAGTGTTTGATTATTATGTCTTTTTAAGTAAAAAACCAGATAAACAACGCCTCTCCGATCTAATCGAAGCTAAACGACTCAATCTCCATAATTTTAGCATTATTCCCAACGGGGCGAATCCCAGGTTCTTTCAGCAACCAAGCACTGATTTCTGGGATAAATTTGAATTAAACAAAGCAAAAATGCTGCTTTGCGTCGGCAATTTTAGCCAAGAGAAAGGCCAATATGAACTCATTAAGTGGTTTATCGAGATTTCTCCGAAGGATACGATTTTGGTATTGATTGGCAGTCATTTTAACGATTATTCCAATCAGTTAAAAAAAACCTTCGGCAAACATTTAAACACGACCATTTTCCTATTTGAAAAACTAACCCTTGAAGATATTCACGCTGCTTATTGTTCGGCTACGCTATTCGTGTCGGCCACTTTTACCGAAGTCCAACCGTTGGTTTTACTAGATGCAATGGCCGTGGGCCTTCCTTTTTTATGCCGAGATGTAGGAGCCGTTTCAAGCTTGGAAGGCGGCTTGTGTTTTAAGGATAAAGATGAGTTTAAGGTGTTGCTAAAACAGCTCTTAAGAAACCCATTTACACGGCAAAATTTCGGCAACAAAGGAAAAACAGCGGCTTTATCCATCTATCATTGGGACTTAATTGCAGAGTCTTATCATTCATTGATTCAAAAACTAACTTCTACCCAAAATAATGACACAAAAACATACTTAAATTCTAAAAATCAACTACAATCAGTTTAA
- a CDS encoding alpha-1,2-fucosyltransferase, which yields MIFVKLSGGLGNQLFQYALGRNLAILNQTVPKLDTSLLDKSHDWTYRRYGLEVFNIQAIKATQLEINQIRDNWNSLSQRFRRFLGGTSSNYFKEPHFHFYQPVLSLQDGVYLEGYWQSEKYFAGIADVIREDLRPVVSLSNQYETFKRSIKQCVSVSIHIRRGDYTTTSKANRYLKPCETIYYQTAMEYLTSRISNPVFFVFSDDIEWAKANVKFGFPMLYIEGNSTPEDLLLMSHCQHHIIANSTFSWWGAWLNPSQDKIVIAPQKWFSTERFDTKDLLPQSWIRL from the coding sequence ATGATTTTTGTAAAACTTAGCGGAGGGCTTGGTAATCAGCTTTTTCAGTACGCTTTGGGCCGAAATTTGGCTATTTTGAACCAAACAGTACCCAAATTAGACACTTCTTTACTGGATAAATCACACGATTGGACCTACCGAAGGTACGGCTTGGAGGTGTTTAATATCCAAGCCATAAAAGCCACCCAACTGGAAATCAATCAAATAAGAGACAACTGGAATTCTTTATCCCAGCGCTTTAGAAGGTTTTTGGGGGGTACGTCCTCAAACTACTTCAAAGAGCCTCATTTTCATTTTTATCAGCCCGTTTTATCGCTTCAAGACGGTGTTTATCTGGAGGGTTATTGGCAGTCGGAGAAGTATTTTGCAGGTATTGCGGACGTTATCCGTGAAGATTTAAGACCTGTTGTGTCGTTGTCGAATCAATATGAAACCTTCAAACGGTCCATTAAGCAATGCGTTTCGGTAAGTATCCACATTCGACGGGGAGATTACACAACAACCTCAAAAGCAAACCGTTATCTAAAACCGTGCGAAACCATTTATTACCAAACAGCAATGGAATACTTAACAAGCCGGATTTCAAACCCCGTATTTTTTGTATTCTCTGACGATATCGAATGGGCAAAAGCCAATGTGAAATTTGGTTTCCCAATGCTGTATATCGAGGGAAATTCGACTCCAGAAGATTTGTTACTTATGTCTCATTGTCAGCATCATATCATTGCCAACAGCACCTTTAGTTGGTGGGGCGCGTGGCTGAATCCCTCACAAGATAAAATAGTAATCGCTCCGCAGAAATGGTTTTCTACGGAGCGATTTGATACCAAAGATTTATTGCCACAATCGTGGATTCGTCTCTGA
- a CDS encoding GNAT family N-acetyltransferase → MSATINIQGAVESDVITVYDFLCELEEEKLDFNAFQKIFNRNLKNPDCHYFMAFDEAKCVGYASVHAQWLLHHCGKVGEIQEMFVVDNYRSKGVGSLLIQELMKVAERENFKILEVTANKKRVDTHRFYERKGLEPTHLKFVKKYG, encoded by the coding sequence GTGTCTGCCACCATTAACATTCAAGGAGCCGTCGAAAGCGACGTTATTACGGTCTACGATTTCCTTTGTGAGTTGGAAGAAGAGAAATTGGATTTTAACGCATTTCAGAAAATCTTCAATCGAAACCTCAAAAATCCTGATTGCCATTACTTTATGGCTTTTGATGAGGCCAAGTGCGTGGGTTATGCTAGTGTCCATGCGCAGTGGTTACTCCATCATTGCGGAAAAGTAGGCGAGATTCAGGAAATGTTTGTCGTGGACAATTACCGCTCCAAAGGTGTCGGAAGTCTGCTGATTCAGGAATTGATGAAGGTGGCAGAACGTGAAAATTTCAAAATTTTGGAAGTAACCGCCAATAAAAAACGGGTAGATACGCATCGTTTCTACGAAAGAAAAGGCTTAGAACCGACCCATCTTAAGTTTGTGAAAAAGTATGGGTAA